In Deltaproteobacteria bacterium, the genomic stretch TTTTTCGGGGTCGAGCGAGCGGATGCAAATCCGGAAATCTTCCTCTTGTGTCGGAGCTTCCCGGCGTTACGCCGGGAAGCTTCAACGGGCCCCTAAAGTCGCTTCGCTCCTGACTGCCCCGGCCCGTTCACGCTCTTCCTCTTATGCTGCGCTCGCCTTACCCTCCGGGGTTTGTTAAAGACAAAAAATTTCACAGCGCTTTTGTTTTTGCATTTAAAACAACCCCGGGCATAAGGCGGAGCGAACATAGGGATGGGGGAGGGCCGAGCCCGGAGGAAGGAGGCGGAAAGAGAGCGAAGCCTTATGCCCAAAAAGAGCGCGGCAGCGCGATAAAAGGCCTTTTACAAAAAGCTGATACGGGGTTATCAGTCAGTTCATTCTCTCAGAATTAAAGAAAAACCATATCTCAAAAAAGAGCGGCGGCAGTCATGTGAAAGGCGTTATGCACTGAAGAGACCGGCAAGCCCGAAAACAATTATTCCCCGGCTTCGGGCCGGCGCAAAAAGATAGAACTTACGATATAATCGGGCTATAATGATGCACACCACGCGAAGGAGCTCTTTCGACAATGAAGATAAAAGAGATATATGAGAAGGCGATAAAGAGGGGAATGGAGCTCGACCCCAGGGGCGCCGAGGAAGTCGGGGCCGAGCTCGAGCGCGCGAAAAAAGAATACGACGAGCTCAAGGAAAAGGACCGGAGGTGGTTCGATAGCGAGCGGCTCAAGAACCCCTACTCCGACTCCCGCATACTCTACGGCGATCCGGAACGGGAAGTAAAGCGGGTCCTGGTCGGCATAGACATAGAAGTGGGCGAGATTGTGCTCGCGGACAGGCTCAGGGAAAAGGGCGAGAGGATAGACCTCATCATCGCGCACCACCCCGAGGGCATGGCAATGGCCAAGCTCTACGAGGTCATGGACATGCAGTCGGGAATACTCCTCAAATACGGCGTGCCCATAAACGTGGCCGAGGACATAATGGACGAGCGTATCAGGGAGGTCGAGCGGAGGCTCATGCCCACGAACCACACGAGGGCCGTGGACGCCGCCCGCCTGCTCGATATCCCGCTCATGTGCGTGCACACGCCGTCGGACAACGCGGTGACCGAATACCTCCAGAGGCTCTTTGACGAGTCCAGGCCCCGCCAGGTCTCGGACGTGATAAAGTCCTTGAAGGAGATACCCGAGTACATGACCAGCATGGGAGAGGTATTCATGCATCCCAAGGCCGTCGTGGGCTCGGAAAAAAAGAGCGCGGGCAAGGTATTCGTGGACATGACCGGAGGGACCGGAGGGTCCAAGCACGCTTACGAGAAGCTTTCGAATTCCGGCATCGGCACGGTCGTCGGCATGCACATAAGCGAGGACCACAGGAAAGAGGCCGGGAAACACCATGTAAACGTCGTTATCGCGGGGCACATAGCGAGCGACAGCCTCGGGATGAACCTACTCCTCGACAACATCCTCGACGGGGTCGATGTGGTGGAGGCCTCGGGTTTCAGGAGGGTCGCAAGGACCTGACGCGCTCCTTGTCTCAGCCTTTTAAAGCGCGCGGCCCTCTACTGAGGGCCGCGCAGGCAAAAACACCTCTTATCAGTAATTGCCGTGGACGAAACAACCCTTA encodes the following:
- a CDS encoding Nif3-like dinuclear metal center hexameric protein, which codes for MKIKEIYEKAIKRGMELDPRGAEEVGAELERAKKEYDELKEKDRRWFDSERLKNPYSDSRILYGDPEREVKRVLVGIDIEVGEIVLADRLREKGERIDLIIAHHPEGMAMAKLYEVMDMQSGILLKYGVPINVAEDIMDERIREVERRLMPTNHTRAVDAARLLDIPLMCVHTPSDNAVTEYLQRLFDESRPRQVSDVIKSLKEIPEYMTSMGEVFMHPKAVVGSEKKSAGKVFVDMTGGTGGSKHAYEKLSNSGIGTVVGMHISEDHRKEAGKHHVNVVIAGHIASDSLGMNLLLDNILDGVDVVEASGFRRVART